The Altererythrobacter sp. CAU 1644 genome has a window encoding:
- a CDS encoding phosphoribosyl-ATP diphosphatase: MDTLKRLEQVIAERRNASPDESYVARLNAEGIEKIAQKLGEEAIEAVIASLSGSREEVVTESADLLFHLMVLLQARRIKLDEVLAELDRRDGVSGLEEKASRSE, translated from the coding sequence ATGGACACGCTGAAGCGCCTCGAACAGGTCATCGCCGAACGGCGCAATGCCTCGCCGGACGAGAGTTATGTCGCCAGGCTCAATGCCGAGGGCATCGAGAAGATCGCACAAAAGCTGGGCGAGGAGGCGATCGAGGCGGTGATCGCCAGCCTGTCCGGATCGCGCGAAGAGGTCGTGACCGAAAGCGCAGACCTGCTGTTTCACCTGATGGTTCTGCTGCAGGCGCGCCGCATCAAGCTGGACGAGGTCTTGGCCGAACTCGATCGGCGTGACGGCGTATCCGGCCTCGAGGAAAAAGCCAGCAGGAGCGAGTAG
- a CDS encoding histidine triad nucleotide-binding protein translates to MPIDATQPYDDNNIFAKILRGEIPSNKVYEDDWAFAFEDINPQAEIHTLVIPKGRYVSWDDFSARASADEIAGFVRAVGEVARAKGLVEPGYRLLANVGGHGHQEVPHLHVHIFGGHPLGPMLMRR, encoded by the coding sequence ATGCCGATCGACGCGACCCAGCCCTATGACGACAACAATATCTTCGCCAAGATCCTGCGCGGCGAAATCCCGTCGAACAAGGTCTATGAAGACGACTGGGCCTTCGCCTTCGAAGACATCAATCCGCAGGCCGAAATCCATACGCTGGTGATCCCCAAGGGGCGCTATGTGAGTTGGGACGATTTCTCCGCCAGGGCATCGGCCGATGAGATCGCCGGTTTCGTGCGAGCCGTGGGCGAGGTTGCCCGCGCCAAGGGACTGGTCGAGCCGGGTTATCGCCTGCTCGCCAACGTCGGTGGGCACGGCCATCAGGAAGTGCCGCATCTGCACGTGCATATCTTCGGCGGGCATCCGCTCGGCCCGATGCTGATGCGCAGATAG
- a CDS encoding YbgC/FadM family acyl-CoA thioesterase: protein MSARPHPPGGCFDGPRHLYAVRVYYEDTDLSGITYHANYLRWFERARSDLLRMLDIDQRGAIEEGEGAYAVSEINLKYLRPAKLDDDVVIETRCTEMGAASCRMHQKAFRGEELLAEAQLRVGFVAPDGRPRRQPGEWRAAFTNFMEDNLA from the coding sequence ATGAGCGCTCGTCCCCATCCTCCCGGCGGCTGTTTCGACGGACCGCGGCACCTCTATGCGGTGCGCGTCTATTACGAGGACACCGACCTTTCGGGCATCACCTATCATGCCAATTACCTGCGCTGGTTCGAACGCGCCCGCAGCGACCTTCTGCGCATGCTCGACATCGACCAGCGCGGCGCGATCGAGGAAGGCGAGGGCGCCTATGCCGTGTCCGAGATCAATCTCAAATACCTCCGCCCCGCCAAGCTCGATGACGACGTGGTGATCGAAACGCGCTGCACCGAGATGGGTGCAGCTAGTTGTCGCATGCACCAGAAGGCTTTTCGTGGCGAAGAACTGCTCGCCGAGGCACAATTGCGCGTCGGCTTCGTTGCACCCGATGGAAGGCCGCGCCGTCAGCCGGGCGAATGGCGCGCCGCGTTCACGAATTTCATGGAAGACAATCTCGCATGA
- the tolQ gene encoding protein TolQ → MTSTLSLLSVGGSSRLDPIDLFLQADIVVQAVMAGLILASIWVWMIIVSFSLRMGKLEKKSRSYEEEFWESQDHERMLGKRARADLPTARVAGAGLDEWQRSTKTQAVDRDGVRQRLHTAMESRVAQEADDLAERLNFLATTGSVAPFVGLFGTVWGIMNSFFQIGAQESSSLAVVAPGISEALFATAIGLFAAIPAVIAYNRFSHRVNRYEARLHRFADKFHAGLSRELDKA, encoded by the coding sequence ATGACCTCCACGCTTTCGCTTCTCTCGGTCGGTGGATCGAGCCGTCTCGATCCGATCGACCTGTTCCTGCAGGCCGATATCGTGGTGCAGGCGGTGATGGCCGGCCTGATCCTCGCCAGCATCTGGGTGTGGATGATCATCGTCTCCTTCAGCCTGCGAATGGGCAAGCTGGAGAAGAAATCGCGCAGCTATGAGGAAGAGTTCTGGGAAAGCCAGGATCACGAACGGATGCTGGGCAAGCGCGCGCGTGCCGACCTTCCCACGGCCCGCGTGGCCGGGGCGGGGCTGGACGAATGGCAGCGCTCGACCAAGACCCAGGCGGTCGACCGCGACGGCGTGCGTCAGCGGCTCCATACCGCCATGGAGAGCCGCGTGGCGCAGGAAGCCGACGATCTGGCCGAGCGGCTGAACTTCCTCGCCACCACCGGTTCGGTCGCGCCCTTCGTCGGGCTGTTCGGCACCGTGTGGGGCATCATGAACAGCTTCTTCCAGATCGGCGCGCAGGAAAGCTCCTCGCTCGCGGTCGTGGCGCCCGGCATTTCGGAGGCATTGTTCGCGACTGCCATCGGTCTGTTCGCGGCGATCCCCGCCGTTATCGCCTACAACCGTTTCAGCCACCGGGTGAACCGCTATGAAGCGCGGCTGCACCGGTTTGCCGACAAGTTCCACGCGGGCCTGTCGCGCGAGCTGGATAAAGCCTGA
- a CDS encoding ExbD/TolR family protein — protein MAMGIAQVGGRTRRSRRAPMAEINVTPFVDVMLVLLIIFMVTAPLLTSGVPIELPDSRANPIDQTPDQVTISIDSEGYVFIDDTRVPVGGLPEALERLDRGGDGNGPIIVLRGDRALDYGRVMAVMGELNRAGFNSISLVTNSGARQPAVSSGSDAEE, from the coding sequence ATGGCGATGGGTATCGCCCAGGTCGGAGGACGGACGCGCCGGTCGCGCCGCGCGCCTATGGCCGAGATCAACGTCACGCCCTTCGTCGACGTGATGCTCGTGCTGCTGATTATCTTCATGGTCACGGCACCTCTGCTCACCTCGGGCGTGCCGATCGAACTGCCCGACAGCCGTGCCAACCCGATTGACCAGACGCCCGACCAGGTGACGATCAGCATCGATAGCGAAGGCTATGTCTTCATCGACGACACCCGCGTGCCGGTGGGCGGCTTGCCCGAAGCGCTTGAGCGGCTCGACCGCGGTGGCGACGGCAATGGCCCGATCATTGTGCTGCGCGGCGACCGCGCGCTCGATTACGGCCGCGTGATGGCGGTGATGGGCGAGCTCAACCGGGCTGGGTTCAATTCGATTTCGCTGGTGACCAACTCCGGTGCGCGACAACCGGCCGTCAGCAGCGGTTCAGACGCCGAGGAATAG
- a CDS encoding energy transducer TonB produces the protein MEATQFRREERIGLGIALGLHLLLAAVLMIQPSRTEVLDIPERMTVSLAEEVGLEATAPEPVPESRASIAPTLADEPAPTVDQPRPQPSATVQPDRNAITSPRPRNTPQPRATSSPKPATGGGSRVGNDFLGGAGSSTRTDETRIPASQIGASAKASLQQALARQIRPHWNAPSGVDVELLVTLLDFDLDEDGRLKGRPTVRGQSGINESNRPQANIHAERAIAAVIKAAPFDLPPEYYNAWKSIRGARFDRNLSR, from the coding sequence ATGGAAGCGACGCAGTTTCGCAGGGAGGAAAGAATAGGCCTGGGCATTGCCCTGGGGCTGCACCTGCTGCTGGCCGCTGTCCTGATGATCCAGCCTTCGCGCACCGAAGTGCTCGACATTCCCGAACGCATGACCGTCAGCCTGGCAGAAGAAGTCGGGCTCGAGGCGACCGCGCCCGAGCCGGTGCCGGAAAGCCGCGCGTCGATTGCCCCGACCTTGGCCGACGAACCCGCACCCACGGTCGATCAGCCGCGCCCCCAACCGAGTGCCACCGTACAGCCCGACCGCAATGCGATCACCTCGCCCAGGCCGCGCAATACGCCGCAGCCGCGCGCTACCAGTTCGCCCAAGCCTGCCACGGGCGGGGGCAGCCGGGTCGGCAATGATTTTCTCGGCGGGGCAGGCAGCTCGACCAGGACCGACGAGACGCGCATTCCCGCCTCGCAGATCGGTGCGAGCGCCAAGGCCAGCCTGCAGCAGGCGCTCGCGCGCCAGATCAGGCCGCATTGGAACGCGCCGTCGGGCGTCGACGTGGAACTGCTCGTCACGCTACTCGATTTCGACCTCGACGAGGACGGCCGCCTCAAGGGGCGACCGACCGTGCGCGGCCAGTCAGGTATCAACGAATCAAATCGCCCGCAGGCGAACATTCACGCCGAACGAGCAATCGCGGCCGTCATTAAGGCGGCTCCGTTTGATCTGCCCCCCGAGTATTACAACGCATGGAAGTCGATCCGCGGCGCCCGTTTCGATAGGAATTTGTCTCGATGA
- the tolB gene encoding Tol-Pal system beta propeller repeat protein TolB, with the protein MKKLILALAFVAAPLAAQNQDLGQPAPEGGEVETLGEAEDGLTFTVTDESDWQDLGIAIPGFATDSDQPTPANSDGTAALGREVARVITANLRNNGLFKPVGPDSLPQPSFAEITAPSWGSWSGRGAEMLVHGYVRARSDGRLLFGCYLYDVALQDELVREGWVVPPADWRRAAHKCSDLIYARLTGESPFFDSRIAYIAETGPKDRRVKRLAIMDSDGANHRFLTLGSATALTPRYSPDYKKLLYLSYVDGNPRIYVYDIGTGRQTLVAQTGNPTLAPRWSPDGRHILYSMAIAGNTDIYRVPATGGRSVRLTDTPGIDIGGSYSPDGSRIVFESDRSGSQQCYVMNADGSNQRRISFGGGRCATPEWSPRGDQIAFTRIAGDFNIAVMSPSGGNVRTLTNGWQDEAPTWAPNGRIIQFFRTERNSGRSNLYQVDLTGRNERKLPTPVDASDPAWGPILP; encoded by the coding sequence ATGAAAAAGCTCATTCTCGCTCTCGCATTCGTGGCGGCGCCGCTCGCCGCGCAGAACCAGGACCTCGGCCAACCCGCTCCCGAAGGTGGCGAGGTCGAGACGCTGGGCGAGGCTGAAGACGGGCTGACCTTCACTGTCACCGACGAAAGCGACTGGCAGGACCTGGGCATCGCGATCCCCGGCTTTGCCACCGATAGCGATCAGCCGACCCCCGCCAATTCCGATGGCACTGCCGCGCTAGGGCGCGAGGTGGCGCGCGTCATCACCGCGAACCTGCGCAACAACGGCCTGTTCAAGCCGGTCGGCCCCGACAGCCTGCCGCAGCCCAGCTTTGCCGAGATCACGGCGCCTAGCTGGGGCAGCTGGAGCGGGCGCGGCGCGGAAATGCTGGTCCACGGATATGTCCGCGCGCGCAGCGACGGGCGGCTGCTGTTCGGCTGTTATCTCTATGACGTGGCGCTGCAGGACGAGCTGGTGCGCGAGGGCTGGGTCGTCCCACCGGCCGACTGGCGCCGTGCGGCGCATAAGTGTTCGGACCTGATCTACGCCCGGCTGACCGGCGAAAGCCCGTTCTTCGATAGCCGCATCGCCTATATTGCCGAGACCGGCCCCAAGGATCGCCGGGTCAAGCGGCTCGCGATCATGGACAGCGACGGCGCCAACCATCGCTTCCTGACGCTGGGAAGCGCTACTGCGCTGACCCCGCGCTATTCGCCCGACTACAAGAAACTGCTCTACCTTTCCTATGTCGACGGCAATCCGCGCATCTATGTCTATGACATTGGCACCGGCCGCCAGACGCTGGTGGCGCAGACCGGCAATCCGACGCTGGCCCCGCGCTGGAGCCCCGATGGCCGCCATATCCTCTATTCGATGGCGATTGCGGGCAATACCGACATCTACCGCGTTCCTGCGACCGGAGGCCGGAGCGTGCGGCTGACCGACACGCCGGGGATCGACATCGGCGGCTCCTATTCACCCGACGGCAGCAGGATCGTTTTCGAGAGCGACCGTTCGGGCAGCCAGCAATGCTATGTGATGAATGCCGACGGATCGAACCAGCGGCGCATCAGCTTCGGCGGTGGCCGTTGCGCTACGCCCGAATGGAGCCCGCGCGGCGACCAGATCGCCTTCACCCGCATCGCCGGCGACTTTAATATCGCCGTGATGTCACCTTCCGGCGGCAATGTGCGAACTCTTACCAATGGCTGGCAGGACGAGGCACCCACCTGGGCGCCCAACGGCCGGATCATCCAGTTCTTCCGGACCGAGCGAAACTCGGGCCGGTCGAATCTCTACCAGGTCGACCTGACCGGTCGTAATGAACGGAAACTGCCGACGCCGGTCGACGCGTCGGACCCGGCGTGGGGACCGATTCTCCCCTGA
- the pal gene encoding peptidoglycan-associated lipoprotein Pal, whose amino-acid sequence MNTRFAAVMLLAGSTGLAACSKKAPEELPPPPVETSAPTTVDTTPSGPVLGTQAHFENAVNGQNVIYFDTDRYNIDSADAAALQTQAQYLGQYSQIRITIEGHADERGTREYNLALGERRANAAKNYLVGLGIDASRITTVSYGKERPVALASNEAAWAQNRRAVSVVIN is encoded by the coding sequence ATGAATACGCGTTTTGCAGCCGTTATGCTCCTGGCCGGCTCCACTGGGCTCGCCGCCTGCTCGAAGAAGGCCCCCGAAGAACTGCCGCCGCCGCCGGTGGAAACCTCGGCCCCGACCACGGTCGACACGACCCCATCCGGCCCGGTTCTCGGCACGCAGGCGCATTTCGAGAATGCGGTCAACGGGCAGAACGTGATCTACTTCGACACCGACCGCTACAATATCGACAGCGCGGATGCTGCCGCCCTGCAGACCCAGGCGCAATACCTCGGCCAGTATTCGCAGATCCGTATCACCATCGAAGGCCATGCCGACGAACGCGGCACGCGCGAATACAACCTCGCGCTGGGCGAACGGCGTGCCAATGCGGCGAAGAACTATCTCGTCGGGCTCGGCATCGATGCGAGCCGGATCACCACCGTCAGCTACGGCAAGGAGCGGCCCGTTGCGCTCGCTTCGAACGAAGCCGCCTGGGCGCAGAACCGTCGCGCGGTCAGCGTGGTAATCAACTGA
- a CDS encoding J domain-containing protein, whose amino-acid sequence MPKARRSNDWGFPRWRGYGSSREATSVRICDRHGCEEKGDCPAPKSPNSPDRWYFCQRHAAEYNKGWDYFEGLDKEQAAERAKAERQESAGYAEASHYGWSGSGDGSRSADEMRALDVLELEADAEFPAIKKAWREKAKTVHPDVKPGDAEAAAEFQKLQLAYEVLKAAEERREWRG is encoded by the coding sequence ATGCCTAAGGCGCGGCGTTCGAACGACTGGGGATTCCCGCGCTGGCGCGGCTATGGCTCGTCGCGCGAAGCGACCAGCGTGCGCATCTGCGACCGCCACGGATGCGAGGAGAAGGGCGATTGCCCGGCGCCCAAATCGCCCAACAGCCCTGATCGCTGGTACTTCTGCCAACGCCACGCGGCCGAATACAACAAGGGATGGGACTATTTCGAGGGTCTCGACAAGGAACAGGCTGCCGAGCGCGCCAAGGCTGAGCGGCAGGAAAGCGCCGGCTATGCCGAGGCATCGCATTACGGCTGGAGCGGGTCGGGCGACGGTTCGCGCAGCGCCGACGAAATGCGCGCGCTTGACGTGCTCGAGCTCGAGGCCGATGCCGAGTTCCCCGCGATCAAGAAGGCCTGGCGCGAAAAGGCCAAGACGGTCCATCCCGATGTGAAGCCCGGCGATGCCGAGGCAGCCGCCGAGTTCCAGAAGCTGCAACTCGCCTATGAAGTGCTCAAGGCCGCTGAAGAACGGCGGGAGTGGCGGGGGTAG
- a CDS encoding nuclear transport factor 2 family protein: MTPLEVTEEVFAAFGAGDVDRIMRSLHENARIEFYGPKVIPYAGNFDGSAECRSFFETVLSSVDIHQFDPEEFICEGDKVVVTGHLNLTARSTGRKIDSDFVHVITVANEKWLLFRDFMNTANAQAAFGAP, from the coding sequence ATGACGCCGCTCGAAGTCACCGAAGAAGTCTTTGCTGCATTCGGCGCAGGCGACGTTGATCGGATCATGCGATCGCTGCATGAAAATGCTCGAATCGAATTCTACGGACCCAAAGTAATTCCCTATGCCGGAAATTTCGATGGTAGTGCCGAGTGCCGCAGTTTCTTCGAGACAGTCCTATCTTCGGTCGACATCCACCAATTCGATCCGGAAGAGTTTATCTGCGAAGGCGACAAGGTCGTCGTGACCGGACATCTCAACCTGACTGCACGATCGACCGGCCGCAAGATCGATTCCGATTTTGTCCATGTGATCACAGTCGCTAACGAGAAATGGCTGCTCTTCCGCGATTTCATGAACACGGCCAACGCACAGGCGGCCTTTGGCGCACCCTGA
- a CDS encoding TonB-dependent receptor: protein MRLAMQTETRDGYATLIRPDDSTQDTDDAQNIAARLTVALDIAPAATLTVMGDYYRADDRANAYYYASAGYGEGDPSWYMTREGIQTLPYFAIKNAGRVTERKSRELYADVPYYNDVEVWGITGQLDWDLGGFGLQLLSSYRETKTDSQNEFDLSDSFNTYVGRAEGHWQFTADVQLSSPIGDAVSWIAGASYFSEDNLIDNDVFGDFWEPILIQGLTDLQNANVLPPFPIVIPQTTACCELQLSGAQDTEAFAVFAEADIELSERLTARVGGRYSWEQRDGAQRFELLVLPGIRFAPEVLFFPNSVTDDRNAAQPDPFGFLVAPVRGPSTFEAFTPKLGFDFEASDDVLLYATVQRGFKSGGYNIGSSQQDPFDPEKIWSYELGVKGELADGAVGLNSAIFYYDYTNLQAQDSVANQPIIRNVGKARVLGFEFESYAKVSDTLRLEANATRLDATFTDGELTEPLVPAALTEAPGSVLRDLDGLRLPRAPKWKFGGAVQWNGDVSNGGNLVARLAYNWQSKIYFTIFNIEAASEPSYGLLDARLAYTGASGWWSVTAFGKNLTNETYFTNQILTGTVYGAEFVGPLGPPRTYGIEVSVRF from the coding sequence GTGCGCCTAGCGATGCAAACCGAGACCCGCGATGGCTATGCGACCCTGATCCGGCCGGATGATTCCACTCAGGATACAGACGATGCGCAAAACATCGCCGCGCGACTGACAGTAGCACTCGACATCGCGCCTGCTGCCACTCTTACGGTGATGGGAGACTACTATCGCGCCGACGACCGCGCCAATGCCTATTACTATGCCAGCGCAGGATATGGTGAAGGCGATCCGTCCTGGTACATGACCCGTGAAGGCATCCAGACGTTACCCTATTTCGCGATCAAGAACGCAGGCCGCGTGACCGAGCGCAAGTCTCGCGAACTGTATGCCGATGTCCCCTACTACAATGATGTCGAGGTCTGGGGTATCACCGGGCAGCTTGACTGGGATCTCGGTGGATTCGGGTTGCAATTGCTCTCCTCTTATCGAGAGACCAAGACGGACTCGCAAAACGAGTTCGATCTGTCCGACAGCTTCAATACCTATGTCGGAAGGGCCGAAGGCCACTGGCAGTTCACCGCTGACGTCCAGCTCTCCTCCCCAATCGGAGACGCTGTCTCCTGGATTGCCGGCGCCAGCTATTTCAGCGAGGACAATCTCATCGACAACGATGTGTTCGGAGATTTCTGGGAGCCGATCCTGATCCAGGGTCTGACCGACTTGCAGAACGCCAATGTCCTGCCGCCTTTCCCGATCGTGATCCCGCAAACTACCGCTTGCTGCGAGCTGCAGTTGAGCGGCGCGCAGGATACTGAAGCCTTTGCGGTCTTTGCCGAAGCTGACATCGAACTTTCGGAGCGGCTCACAGCACGGGTCGGCGGCCGCTATAGCTGGGAACAGCGAGACGGCGCCCAGCGCTTTGAATTGCTGGTTCTGCCGGGCATCCGCTTCGCTCCGGAAGTGCTGTTCTTTCCGAACTCGGTGACCGATGATCGCAATGCAGCGCAACCAGATCCCTTCGGATTTCTGGTTGCACCGGTGCGCGGCCCTTCAACATTCGAAGCCTTTACCCCGAAGTTGGGGTTTGACTTCGAAGCGTCGGACGATGTGTTGCTTTATGCGACCGTGCAGCGCGGCTTCAAGAGCGGCGGATATAACATTGGCAGCAGCCAGCAAGACCCGTTCGACCCGGAAAAGATTTGGTCTTACGAGCTGGGCGTAAAGGGCGAGCTTGCCGACGGCGCAGTCGGGCTCAACAGTGCAATCTTCTATTACGACTACACCAATCTTCAGGCCCAGGACAGCGTGGCCAACCAGCCGATCATCCGCAATGTCGGCAAGGCAAGAGTGCTCGGCTTCGAGTTCGAAAGCTACGCGAAAGTGAGCGATACATTGCGTCTCGAAGCCAACGCTACGCGGCTCGACGCGACGTTCACCGATGGCGAATTGACCGAACCGCTGGTTCCCGCAGCGCTTACCGAGGCCCCGGGCAGCGTGCTGCGCGATCTTGACGGCCTGCGCCTTCCACGCGCTCCGAAATGGAAGTTTGGCGGTGCTGTCCAATGGAATGGCGACGTGTCAAATGGCGGCAATCTCGTCGCGCGCCTAGCCTATAACTGGCAGAGCAAGATCTACTTTACGATCTTCAATATCGAAGCTGCTTCTGAACCGTCCTACGGGCTGCTCGATGCGCGCCTGGCATACACTGGCGCGTCCGGTTGGTGGTCAGTTACTGCCTTCGGCAAGAACCTTACCAACGAGACCTACTTCACCAACCAGATCCTGACCGGAACAGTCTACGGTGCCGAGTTTGTCGGGCCCCTGGGGCCGCCGCGAACCTACGGCATCGAAGTGTCGGTCAGGTTCTAG
- a CDS encoding cytochrome P450 — MEDTVLEDLSILGAPESIADPYPIYDQLRAKSPLFGYRDFPPGTVPGIDDPQPAWVVLRFDHVSQVAYDHERFSSRDSLQEESSAPTLMLVNHDRPQHTRLRKIAAKVFQPSSIKAFHEEAKVLAAQTMDEFLTPGEPVDVMEDYCAMLPSRIMAALLGVPMERDRDIRRWATAFMLSEDLSPEERQSRNVALLEFFDAFVRDFVANRDAAATCAPLLRAFLDTEVEGEKLSTEEVILFCVTVTVAGAETTSFHLGNIFAVFADESGIWERYQANPSSFDRIFKETLRRHGPPQRLFRVATQDTQVGDALIKRGEWVAVFFGAANHDPAVFPDPKTFDPDRENLSRHMSFGYGIHRCLGAPLAQLELEVTAELLRERFERIERTEPAEWQGVSLLNHGLARNVLKFIPKNQS; from the coding sequence GTGGAGGATACCGTCCTTGAGGATCTTTCGATTTTGGGCGCGCCGGAATCGATCGCCGATCCATATCCGATCTATGATCAACTGCGGGCGAAAAGCCCGCTATTTGGCTATCGCGATTTCCCTCCCGGAACGGTTCCTGGCATTGACGACCCGCAGCCCGCTTGGGTCGTGCTCCGGTTTGATCACGTCTCTCAGGTTGCCTACGATCACGAGCGCTTCTCATCGCGCGACAGCCTTCAGGAAGAATCGAGCGCGCCGACCCTGATGCTGGTCAACCATGACCGGCCGCAACACACCCGCCTACGCAAGATTGCGGCCAAGGTCTTCCAACCCAGCTCAATCAAGGCCTTTCACGAAGAAGCAAAGGTCCTTGCCGCTCAGACAATGGACGAGTTTCTGACCCCCGGCGAACCTGTCGACGTAATGGAAGATTACTGCGCAATGCTGCCCAGCCGAATCATGGCAGCCTTGCTCGGCGTGCCCATGGAGCGTGATCGGGATATTCGCCGCTGGGCCACGGCCTTTATGCTTTCGGAGGATCTGTCACCCGAGGAACGGCAGAGCCGCAACGTCGCCCTGCTTGAGTTTTTCGACGCTTTCGTGCGTGACTTTGTGGCAAACCGCGATGCCGCAGCGACTTGCGCACCTCTGTTGCGCGCCTTCCTCGACACGGAAGTCGAAGGCGAGAAACTCAGCACAGAAGAGGTCATCCTGTTCTGTGTGACAGTCACTGTCGCAGGCGCGGAAACGACCTCGTTCCATCTGGGCAACATCTTCGCCGTGTTCGCCGATGAGTCAGGAATCTGGGAGCGCTACCAAGCCAATCCCTCATCGTTCGATCGGATATTCAAGGAAACCCTGCGTCGTCATGGTCCGCCCCAGCGTCTTTTCCGGGTCGCCACCCAAGATACCCAGGTCGGCGATGCCCTCATTAAACGCGGCGAGTGGGTCGCCGTATTCTTCGGCGCGGCCAATCACGATCCGGCTGTATTCCCCGATCCCAAGACCTTCGATCCCGATCGAGAAAATCTCAGCCGCCATATGAGCTTCGGCTACGGGATCCACCGCTGTCTTGGCGCACCGCTCGCTCAACTCGAGCTCGAAGTTACCGCAGAGCTACTGCGCGAGCGTTTCGAGCGGATCGAAAGAACCGAACCGGCCGAGTGGCAGGGGGTCAGCCTCCTGAACCATGGCCTAGCCCGCAACGTGTTGAAGTTCATTCCTAAAAACCAATCCTGA
- a CDS encoding MarR family winged helix-turn-helix transcriptional regulator, with product MVRDSDDMKVPPHEASPDFLRLFYPFHYMVGAAMEEALQGPFLSHHEAVILWMIHSEAENGKSIPRKEIERLISSWYELGSPAVTKVLKRMAGREQPLIEIRNSQTSGREKLVELTNQGIHEIEQMMDRANRMIDRIITGWTEDEIKNGLHFLQQTVDRVNILRSSLS from the coding sequence ATGGTCAGAGATTCCGATGACATGAAAGTGCCGCCGCATGAGGCATCGCCCGATTTCCTGCGGCTGTTCTACCCGTTTCACTACATGGTCGGTGCGGCAATGGAGGAAGCCCTACAAGGTCCGTTCCTTAGCCACCACGAAGCGGTAATCCTGTGGATGATTCATTCGGAAGCGGAGAACGGCAAGAGCATACCGCGCAAAGAGATCGAAAGGCTGATCTCCAGTTGGTACGAATTGGGCAGTCCAGCCGTTACCAAGGTGCTGAAACGCATGGCAGGCCGTGAACAACCTCTAATCGAGATTCGCAACAGTCAAACGTCAGGACGAGAAAAGTTAGTCGAGCTCACAAATCAGGGAATTCATGAAATCGAGCAAATGATGGACCGCGCTAACAGGATGATCGACCGGATCATAACTGGCTGGACCGAAGATGAGATCAAGAACGGCCTACACTTTTTGCAGCAAACGGTTGACCGGGTGAACATATTACGAAGCAGCTTAAGCTAA
- a CDS encoding RraA family protein, with translation MVRKTFDRLPAEVVTQFASFESTDISDALNRMYAMGSEIHNLVNDAELTGPACTVKVFPGDNLMVHKVLDIAQPGDIVVVDGSGNMNAAVIGDLVANKARHRGIAGFVIDGLIRDLPGVRECGLPIYAKGVTPFGPLHRGPGEINYPISCGGIVVNPGDLIRADSSGVTVIPKAHAETILTRLQDARERLAAYVASVLRGDFSNDWVDAQLKADGCIFHD, from the coding sequence ATGGTGCGCAAGACTTTCGACCGATTGCCCGCAGAAGTCGTTACGCAGTTCGCCAGCTTCGAATCCACTGATATCTCGGACGCGCTCAATCGAATGTACGCGATGGGAAGCGAAATCCATAACCTGGTCAACGATGCGGAACTGACCGGACCGGCCTGTACCGTGAAGGTTTTTCCGGGTGACAACCTGATGGTGCACAAGGTTCTCGATATCGCTCAGCCGGGCGACATCGTGGTTGTAGACGGCAGCGGCAACATGAACGCGGCGGTCATCGGAGATCTTGTAGCTAACAAGGCGCGACATCGCGGCATTGCTGGCTTCGTGATTGACGGGTTGATCCGTGATTTGCCGGGCGTGCGCGAGTGCGGATTGCCAATCTACGCCAAGGGGGTGACGCCTTTCGGGCCGCTGCATCGCGGCCCGGGAGAAATCAATTATCCGATCAGTTGCGGCGGTATCGTCGTCAATCCAGGCGACCTTATCCGCGCCGATTCCAGCGGTGTCACGGTAATTCCCAAGGCTCATGCAGAGACAATTCTAACCCGGCTGCAAGATGCAAGGGAGAGGCTCGCCGCATATGTGGCAAGTGTGTTGCGCGGGGATTTCTCGAACGACTGGGTCGATGCGCAACTCAAGGCGGATGGTTGCATCTTTCATGACTGA